A single window of Salvia splendens isolate huo1 chromosome 6, SspV2, whole genome shotgun sequence DNA harbors:
- the LOC121808880 gene encoding uncharacterized protein LOC121808880, with protein sequence MSAGAADDGFHCGIFEGCISGRDMNIKRRPYHKNCKCALHKERGHCSHASCHNSISYPIRRTWSEGCLALMNLSSPITGAASPCHNSPSFVAAAAQGDMTRTQTHLVLYKEEDEDEGEEVD encoded by the coding sequence ATGTCGGCGGGTGCGGCCGACGACGGTTTCCACTGCGGAATATTCGAGGGATGCATCTCCGGCAGAGACATGAACATCAAGCGGCGACCGTACCATAAGAATTGCAAGTGCGCCCTTCACAAAGAGCGCGGCCACTGCAGCCACGCCTCTTGCCACAACTCGATCTCCTATCCGATCCGAAGGACGTGGAGCGAGGGCTGCTTGGCGCTAATGAATCTCTCTTCTCCGATCACCGGCGCCGCCTCTCCGTGCCACAATTCGCCCTCCTTCGTTGCCGCCGCGGCGCAGGGAGATATGACGAGGACGCAGACGCATTTGGTCCTGTACAAGGAGGAGGACGAAGATGAAGGGGAAGAGGtcgattag